A single genomic interval of Haloterrigena salifodinae harbors:
- a CDS encoding AMP-dependent synthetase/ligase, translated as MSLSETEAAFDHPVLELETLAEMFERSAERNGDTAAQQYKGGIYDRSLTGDDDGAPLRPAPEGEYASITYDDMARLVRRIAAGFRDLGIADGERIGIFADTRMEWALSDFGILAAGGVVTTVYKSSSPDQIRYLLDDPGASGVIVENETLLERVLAVEDELDLEFYVVFDALENDAYADREDVITLGELYRRGDEGFDREAYDSWLAARDVDDLASLIYTSGTTGKPKGVKLTHQNLRSNVNQLYRRYGPRDDKDEDDPSITPESRALSVLPLAHVFERTAGHFMLFAAGACIAYSESPETFAEDLGAVGATSTTAVPRVYEKLYDGIRENAARDEDMKDALEWALDVARRYNAADDPGEELESELADADELVFATIREKLGGNIEFLVSGGGSLSPDLCRLFHTMGLPIVEGYGMTETSPVIATNQPSDPRVGTVGPALAGVETKLDTSVVRDEDFDDEGDVGELLVKGPNVAEGYWEKPGATDRAFTEVGWLRTGDIVHERPDGYLEFRERTKQLLVLSTGKNVAPGPLEDAFASVDVVEQAMVVGDGEKFVGALLVPNVEGLASRAEDEGVSLPDDIEALVEDEWVLKQVQAAVDDVNEGFESYETIKEFRLVPEDFTEENDLVTPTMKKRRPKIAERYAHLVEDIYAGDHAADAGSD; from the coding sequence ATGAGTTTGTCCGAGACCGAGGCCGCGTTCGACCATCCCGTACTGGAACTCGAGACGCTGGCCGAGATGTTCGAACGGAGCGCCGAGCGAAACGGCGACACTGCTGCGCAGCAGTACAAGGGCGGGATCTACGATCGGTCCCTCACCGGAGACGATGACGGCGCGCCCCTCAGGCCTGCGCCGGAGGGCGAGTACGCGTCGATCACGTACGACGACATGGCCCGCCTCGTCCGCCGAATCGCGGCCGGTTTCCGCGACCTTGGGATCGCCGACGGCGAACGCATTGGAATCTTCGCGGACACGCGCATGGAGTGGGCCCTCTCCGACTTCGGGATCCTCGCCGCCGGCGGCGTCGTGACCACCGTCTACAAGAGTTCCTCGCCGGACCAGATCCGGTACCTCCTCGACGACCCCGGCGCTTCTGGTGTCATCGTCGAGAACGAGACCCTCCTCGAGCGCGTCCTCGCGGTCGAAGACGAGCTAGATCTCGAGTTCTACGTCGTCTTCGACGCCCTCGAGAACGACGCGTACGCGGACCGCGAGGACGTGATCACGCTCGGTGAACTCTACCGGCGCGGCGACGAGGGGTTCGACCGCGAGGCGTACGACTCGTGGCTCGCGGCCCGCGACGTCGACGACCTGGCGAGCCTGATCTACACCAGCGGCACGACGGGCAAACCGAAGGGCGTGAAACTGACCCACCAGAACCTCCGATCGAACGTTAACCAGCTCTACCGGCGGTACGGCCCGCGCGACGATAAGGATGAAGACGACCCCTCGATCACGCCCGAGTCGCGAGCGCTCTCCGTTCTGCCGCTGGCCCACGTCTTCGAGCGGACGGCGGGCCACTTCATGCTGTTCGCGGCTGGGGCCTGCATCGCCTACAGCGAGAGCCCCGAGACCTTCGCCGAGGATCTCGGCGCGGTCGGCGCCACCAGCACGACGGCCGTCCCGCGGGTTTACGAGAAGCTCTACGACGGGATTCGCGAGAATGCGGCCCGAGACGAGGACATGAAGGATGCCCTTGAGTGGGCCCTCGACGTCGCGCGCCGGTACAACGCGGCCGACGATCCCGGCGAGGAACTCGAGTCCGAACTGGCGGACGCCGACGAACTCGTCTTCGCGACGATCCGCGAGAAGCTGGGCGGCAACATCGAGTTCCTAGTCAGCGGCGGTGGGAGCCTCTCGCCGGACCTCTGTCGGCTCTTCCATACGATGGGGCTGCCCATCGTCGAGGGCTACGGGATGACCGAGACCTCGCCGGTCATCGCGACGAACCAGCCGAGTGACCCGCGCGTCGGAACCGTCGGCCCCGCGCTCGCGGGCGTCGAGACGAAACTCGACACCTCGGTCGTCAGGGACGAGGACTTCGACGACGAGGGCGACGTCGGCGAACTCCTCGTCAAAGGCCCAAACGTCGCCGAGGGCTACTGGGAGAAGCCCGGTGCGACGGACCGCGCGTTCACCGAGGTGGGATGGCTCCGAACCGGCGACATCGTCCACGAACGGCCCGACGGCTACCTCGAGTTCCGCGAGCGCACGAAACAACTGCTCGTGCTCTCGACGGGGAAGAACGTCGCGCCGGGCCCACTCGAGGACGCCTTCGCCTCTGTCGACGTCGTCGAGCAGGCGATGGTCGTCGGCGACGGCGAGAAGTTCGTCGGTGCCCTGCTAGTTCCTAACGTCGAGGGACTCGCCAGTCGGGCCGAGGACGAGGGCGTCTCGCTGCCCGACGATATCGAAGCGTTGGTCGAGGACGAGTGGGTGCTCAAGCAGGTCCAGGCGGCGGTCGACGACGTCAACGAGGGCTTCGAGTCCTACGAGACGATCAAGGAGTTCCGGCTGGTTCCCGAGGACTTCACCGAGGAGAACGACCTCGTGACGCCGACGATGAAGAAGCGACGCCCGAAGATCGCCGAGCGCTACGCGCACCTCGTTGAAGACATCTACGCCGGCGACCACGCGGCCGACGCGGGTTCGGACTGA
- the moaA gene encoding GTP 3',8-cyclase MoaA: MLTDDFGREVTGVRVSLTDRCNFDCVYCHNEGLGDTRGPMDPQDDEMSTDDVVAFLEVAAEFDVDAVKFTGGEPMLRQDLEEIIERTPDQMEVSLTTNGTFLPGRAESLVEAGLERVNVSQDALDPQDFAEITKSGAYEKVLEGVEAALDARLDPVKLNMVVFEHTAGYVPEMVDHVAENDGLQLQLIEYMPELTGKPEWNVDIQRVHDWLAEQADEIEHREMHDRKRYWVGGTADDDDGGMVEIVDPVENPTFCANCHRVRVTHEGYLKGCLNRNDDLKSMGEMSKPEIREAFREVVANRVPYYGEYMIQNGDGEWELNDEYLEVEPPAD, translated from the coding sequence ATGCTCACCGACGACTTCGGGCGGGAGGTAACTGGGGTTCGGGTCTCTCTCACCGATCGGTGTAACTTCGATTGCGTCTACTGTCACAACGAGGGGCTGGGTGACACCCGCGGGCCGATGGATCCCCAGGACGACGAGATGTCGACCGACGACGTCGTCGCATTTCTAGAGGTCGCCGCCGAGTTCGACGTCGACGCGGTCAAGTTCACCGGCGGCGAGCCGATGCTCCGCCAGGATCTAGAAGAGATCATCGAACGCACCCCCGACCAGATGGAGGTCTCGCTGACGACCAACGGCACGTTCCTTCCGGGCCGCGCCGAGAGCCTCGTCGAGGCCGGACTCGAGCGGGTCAACGTCTCTCAGGACGCGCTGGATCCGCAGGACTTCGCCGAGATCACGAAAAGCGGCGCCTACGAGAAGGTCCTCGAAGGGGTCGAGGCCGCGCTGGACGCGAGGCTCGATCCGGTGAAACTTAACATGGTCGTCTTCGAACACACCGCGGGCTACGTGCCCGAGATGGTCGACCACGTCGCGGAAAACGACGGCCTCCAGCTGCAATTGATCGAGTACATGCCCGAACTGACGGGCAAGCCCGAGTGGAACGTCGATATCCAGCGGGTCCACGACTGGCTGGCCGAGCAGGCCGACGAGATCGAACACCGGGAGATGCACGACCGCAAGCGCTACTGGGTCGGGGGAACCGCGGACGACGACGACGGCGGAATGGTCGAGATCGTCGATCCCGTCGAGAACCCCACCTTCTGCGCGAACTGCCACCGCGTGCGCGTTACTCACGAAGGCTACCTGAAGGGCTGTTTGAACCGCAACGACGACCTCAAGTCGATGGGCGAGATGTCCAAACCCGAGATCCGCGAGGCGTTCCGCGAGGTCGTCGCAAATCGGGTGCCCTACTACGGCGAGTACATGATCCAAAACGGCGACGGCGAGTGGGAACTCAACGACGAGTACCTCGAGGTCGAGCCGCCGGCGGACTGA
- a CDS encoding helix-turn-helix domain-containing protein, translating into MSTIAELTVPARELALRETLEATDDLDVEIERVVAYDPDHVMPYVWFADDEAAFDGLDDALADDPTVEAAERLTDLDDERLYRMHWVDDVTVILHLLTEERATVMDASVEGRQWRFRVLVPERESLSRTYDFATEQGLTIEVRKIHRLEDDRRGRYGLTDAQYETLVAALERGYYEIPRAVDMDALSDELDISHQALSERLRRAHLTLVEEAIEVGSGDE; encoded by the coding sequence ATGAGTACTATCGCAGAGTTGACTGTTCCGGCCCGGGAGTTGGCGCTCCGGGAGACGCTCGAGGCCACGGACGACCTCGACGTCGAAATCGAGCGCGTCGTCGCCTACGATCCCGACCACGTGATGCCCTACGTCTGGTTCGCCGACGACGAGGCCGCCTTCGACGGACTCGACGACGCGCTCGCGGACGACCCGACCGTCGAGGCGGCAGAACGGTTGACGGACCTCGACGACGAGCGACTCTACCGAATGCACTGGGTCGACGACGTCACCGTCATCCTTCACCTGCTGACCGAGGAGCGGGCGACGGTCATGGACGCCAGCGTCGAGGGTCGGCAGTGGCGGTTCCGAGTGCTCGTTCCCGAACGCGAGTCGCTCTCGCGCACCTACGACTTCGCGACCGAGCAGGGGCTGACGATCGAGGTTCGGAAGATCCACCGGCTGGAGGACGACCGTCGGGGACGATACGGACTGACCGACGCCCAGTACGAGACGCTGGTCGCGGCCCTCGAGCGCGGCTACTACGAAATTCCACGCGCGGTGGACATGGACGCGCTGTCGGACGAACTCGACATCTCCCACCAGGCGCTCTCAGAGCGACTCCGACGGGCCCATCTGACGCTGGTCGAGGAAGCTATCGAGGTTGGTAGCGGGGACGAGTAG
- a CDS encoding Cdc6/Cdc18 family protein, which translates to MNHEPSNAREDGDGDGPAQSPDSSIVDSILDGERKTVFENKQLVDSNTIVDHNRIYGRDEQLAAEARAFRDTLDGERPPDLLLYGPSGTGKSLTVKAVAEKVKGRATQNEITFDFVAVNFKTMESHSLDRAVWKLGHQTAKKAGVAWDIPRKGVSTDAKYVRLYEIVDRHFDALVFILDEIDALTGRVGEDEPAYSRLLYSLSRVMAEQHVDTLVSTVVITNHPKFRENLDSRTDSSYNPTGIHFSDYDATELIEILNRRRDAFKEGALEDGVIELVAAYGAKNEGDARRAIDLLRDAGEIANRSGETVVTEQHVHAANDSVVKNRVLEMVGGMTLQKKLSLYAAAVVADVNDGAAPSPAVYALYREICQRTDRDVYTQETVNSHINKAGTYGVLESERTSGGFKSGVHLMFTFTEPVEAVIETLEEDDTFDELDVSTARSIARQSLRDS; encoded by the coding sequence ATGAACCACGAGCCATCGAACGCTCGAGAAGACGGGGACGGCGATGGCCCGGCTCAGTCTCCCGATTCGTCTATCGTGGACAGTATCCTCGACGGCGAACGGAAAACCGTCTTCGAGAACAAGCAACTCGTCGACTCGAACACGATCGTCGATCACAACCGGATCTACGGCCGCGACGAACAGCTCGCGGCCGAAGCACGCGCGTTTCGCGACACGCTCGACGGCGAACGGCCCCCGGATCTCCTGCTTTACGGTCCGAGCGGCACCGGGAAGAGTCTCACCGTGAAGGCGGTCGCCGAGAAGGTAAAAGGACGCGCCACGCAGAACGAGATCACGTTCGACTTTGTCGCCGTGAACTTCAAGACGATGGAGTCGCACTCGCTGGATCGCGCCGTCTGGAAGCTCGGGCACCAGACCGCCAAAAAGGCCGGCGTCGCGTGGGACATTCCGCGGAAGGGCGTCTCCACCGACGCGAAGTACGTTCGGCTCTACGAAATCGTCGACCGCCACTTCGACGCGCTCGTGTTCATCCTCGACGAGATCGACGCGCTCACCGGTCGCGTCGGCGAGGACGAACCGGCGTATTCCCGATTGCTCTACAGTCTGAGCCGCGTGATGGCCGAACAACACGTCGACACCCTCGTCTCGACGGTCGTGATCACCAACCATCCCAAATTCCGCGAAAACCTCGATAGCAGGACCGATAGTTCGTACAATCCGACGGGCATTCACTTCTCCGATTACGATGCCACCGAACTCATCGAGATTCTCAACCGTCGACGCGACGCGTTCAAAGAGGGCGCGCTCGAGGACGGCGTCATCGAACTGGTCGCCGCGTATGGGGCGAAAAACGAGGGCGACGCGCGGCGAGCGATCGACCTGCTTCGCGACGCGGGCGAAATCGCGAACCGGAGCGGGGAGACGGTCGTCACGGAGCAACACGTCCACGCGGCCAACGATTCGGTCGTGAAGAACCGCGTGCTCGAGATGGTCGGCGGAATGACGCTCCAGAAGAAGCTCTCGCTGTACGCCGCCGCGGTCGTCGCGGACGTCAACGACGGGGCCGCCCCGAGTCCGGCGGTCTACGCGCTGTACCGGGAGATCTGCCAGCGTACCGACCGCGACGTGTACACGCAAGAGACCGTCAACAGCCACATCAACAAGGCGGGCACGTACGGCGTGCTCGAGAGCGAGCGGACGAGCGGCGGGTTCAAGAGCGGCGTCCACCTCATGTTCACGTTCACGGAACCCGTCGAGGCCGTCATCGAAACGCTCGAGGAAGACGATACGTTCGACGAACTCGACGTCTCGACCGCCCGCTCGATCGCCCGACAGTCGCTCCGCGACTCCTGA
- a CDS encoding RtcB family protein has translation MTTFDANGITLEKVREYVWEIPQEGDMRAPARVLASEALLEEIKEDKTLEQITNTTHLPGITNYAICMPDGHQGYGFPVGGVGALDAETGCISPGAVGYDINCGVRMMRTNLTYDELQGREEELVDSLFTNVPSGLGGGGIVEAGVDTVEEILERGVDWALEHGHAVEEDLLHCEDEGMREGADAEKVSQKAKDRGKNQIGSLGSGNHFLEVQRVTDVFDDEVGAAYGLEEDQIVVLIHCGSRGLGHQTCNDYLRKIEKQHQGLLNQLPDKELAAAPAGSQLAEDYYAAMNAAINFAWVNRQLIMHRTRQVFERVFGRSWEEMDMHLLYDVAHNIAKKESHEVDGEQRDLYVHRKGATRAFPAGHPEVPTAYRDVGQPVIIPGSMGAGSYVLRGGENSMDLTFGSTAHGAGRLMSRTQAKSEYWGGDVQQELEEQDQIYVKAQSGATVAEEAPGVYKDVDEVVRVSDELGIGDKVARTFPVCNIKG, from the coding sequence ATGACCACGTTCGACGCCAACGGCATCACGCTCGAGAAAGTGCGTGAGTACGTCTGGGAGATCCCGCAGGAGGGCGACATGCGCGCGCCAGCGCGGGTACTCGCCAGCGAAGCGCTGCTCGAGGAGATCAAGGAGGACAAAACCCTCGAACAGATCACGAACACGACCCACCTCCCCGGCATCACGAACTACGCGATCTGTATGCCCGACGGCCACCAGGGCTACGGCTTCCCGGTCGGCGGAGTGGGTGCACTCGACGCTGAAACCGGCTGTATCTCGCCGGGGGCGGTCGGCTACGACATCAACTGCGGCGTCCGGATGATGCGGACGAACCTGACCTACGACGAGCTACAGGGCCGCGAGGAGGAACTCGTTGACTCGCTGTTTACCAACGTTCCGTCGGGGCTGGGCGGCGGCGGCATCGTCGAGGCCGGCGTCGACACCGTCGAGGAGATCCTCGAGCGCGGCGTCGACTGGGCGCTCGAGCACGGCCACGCCGTCGAGGAGGACCTGCTGCACTGCGAGGACGAGGGGATGCGCGAGGGTGCCGACGCCGAAAAGGTCAGCCAGAAGGCCAAGGACCGCGGGAAGAACCAGATCGGCTCGCTGGGCTCGGGCAACCACTTCCTCGAGGTCCAGCGCGTCACGGACGTCTTCGACGACGAGGTGGGCGCGGCCTACGGCCTCGAAGAGGATCAGATCGTCGTCCTGATCCACTGCGGCTCCCGCGGGCTGGGCCACCAGACGTGTAACGACTACCTGCGCAAGATCGAGAAGCAACACCAGGGGCTGTTGAACCAGCTGCCGGACAAGGAGCTGGCCGCGGCACCTGCGGGCTCGCAACTCGCCGAGGACTACTACGCGGCGATGAACGCGGCGATTAACTTCGCGTGGGTCAACCGTCAGCTGATCATGCACCGCACGCGGCAGGTCTTCGAGCGCGTCTTCGGGCGCTCGTGGGAGGAGATGGACATGCACCTGCTGTACGACGTGGCGCACAACATCGCGAAGAAGGAGTCTCACGAAGTCGACGGCGAACAGCGCGACCTCTACGTCCACCGCAAGGGCGCCACGCGGGCATTCCCCGCGGGCCACCCCGAAGTCCCGACGGCCTACCGCGACGTCGGCCAGCCGGTCATCATCCCCGGCAGCATGGGCGCGGGGAGCTACGTCCTTCGCGGCGGCGAGAACTCCATGGACCTCACCTTCGGCTCGACGGCCCACGGCGCGGGCCGGCTGATGAGCCGTACCCAGGCCAAAAGCGAGTACTGGGGCGGCGACGTCCAGCAGGAACTCGAGGAACAGGACCAGATCTACGTCAAGGCCCAGTCGGGCGCGACGGTCGCCGAGGAGGCCCCGGGCGTCTACAAGGACGTCGACGAGGTCGTCCGCGTCTCAGACGAACTCGGCATCGGCGACAAGGTCGCGCGGACGTTCCCCGTGTGTAACATCAAGGGGTGA
- a CDS encoding DoxX family protein, whose translation MHSRRRAHEEYVVDGEREVTVAEFLRESLTGPLVVGPLLAGALVLLVAVGGYLVVRPVQRDVTAFRAAMREYTAYVPWLLRISIGIPLIGAGFGGYLISPALGLEARLLQVALGFLLLFGMATRLVAVLTLAVYLGGLAIDSILLLQLEFVPGTLAIALLGGGRPSGDHVLQRVAGTPGTVYGRFDPIYDCAREFQTRIDPYRRFLPTIVRAGLGCTFISLGLGQKLLRPGIALAVVDRYDLTAVVPVGPELWVLGAGLSEVGLGLALVVGFFTRASATTAIGVFSLTLFALPDDPVLAHVSLFGLASALLITGSGPYAVDGWIEGYGTDEEADAPDADVPDAV comes from the coding sequence GTGCACTCGAGACGGCGCGCACACGAAGAGTACGTCGTCGACGGGGAGCGCGAAGTCACCGTCGCCGAGTTCCTCCGGGAGTCGCTGACGGGTCCCCTCGTCGTCGGACCGCTGCTGGCGGGCGCGCTCGTCCTTCTCGTAGCGGTTGGAGGTTACCTAGTCGTTCGCCCCGTACAGCGAGACGTCACGGCGTTCCGAGCCGCCATGCGGGAGTACACCGCGTACGTGCCCTGGCTGTTGCGGATCTCGATCGGCATCCCGCTGATCGGAGCCGGCTTCGGCGGCTACCTCATCAGTCCCGCGCTCGGCCTCGAGGCGCGACTTCTGCAGGTCGCGCTTGGCTTCCTGTTGCTGTTCGGGATGGCGACGCGGCTCGTCGCCGTGCTCACGCTCGCCGTCTACCTCGGCGGCCTCGCGATCGACTCGATCCTGCTGTTACAACTCGAGTTCGTGCCCGGAACGCTAGCGATCGCGCTGCTCGGCGGCGGGCGACCGAGCGGGGATCACGTCCTCCAGCGGGTCGCCGGCACGCCGGGGACGGTCTACGGTCGATTCGACCCGATCTACGACTGCGCGCGCGAGTTTCAGACGCGGATCGATCCGTACCGCAGATTCCTGCCGACGATCGTCCGCGCGGGTCTCGGCTGCACGTTCATCTCGCTGGGCCTGGGCCAAAAGCTCCTGCGACCCGGTATCGCGCTCGCGGTCGTCGACCGCTACGACTTGACCGCGGTTGTGCCCGTCGGCCCCGAACTGTGGGTCCTCGGCGCGGGCCTGTCGGAAGTCGGTCTCGGACTCGCGCTGGTAGTCGGGTTCTTTACGCGGGCGAGCGCGACGACGGCGATCGGCGTGTTCTCGCTCACGCTCTTTGCGCTGCCCGACGATCCGGTGCTCGCACACGTCAGCCTCTTCGGACTGGCGTCGGCGTTGCTCATCACCGGGAGCGGCCCCTACGCCGTCGACGGGTGGATCGAGGGGTACGGGACCGACGAGGAGGCCGATGCACCGGATGCTGACGTACCGGATGCGGTGTGA
- a CDS encoding archease — translation MTRAQGGRFELRDHTADVAVAASGDALESVFAAVADGLAAASCDEIPAESGDRFSLSVTAENREALLFDYLDELIYLRDVRAELPVDHRVETIAGPERDGEGDESGDWHLEASARGVPLAAVDAREIKAVTYSEMRLERRGDETGDGDDEGWEAYVVFDV, via the coding sequence ATGACCAGAGCGCAGGGCGGACGGTTCGAACTCCGGGATCACACGGCCGACGTCGCGGTCGCGGCCAGCGGCGACGCACTCGAGTCGGTCTTCGCGGCGGTCGCCGACGGGCTGGCGGCCGCCTCCTGCGACGAGATCCCCGCGGAGTCGGGCGACCGATTCTCGCTCTCCGTGACCGCGGAGAACCGCGAGGCCCTGCTGTTCGACTACCTGGACGAACTGATCTATCTCCGGGACGTCCGCGCGGAACTCCCCGTCGATCACCGCGTCGAGACGATCGCGGGTCCGGAACGCGACGGTGAGGGCGACGAGAGCGGCGACTGGCACCTTGAGGCCAGCGCCCGCGGCGTCCCACTGGCCGCGGTCGACGCTCGCGAGATCAAAGCCGTCACCTACTCCGAGATGCGCCTCGAGCGCCGCGGGGACGAAACTGGGGACGGGGACGACGAGGGCTGGGAAGCCTACGTCGTCTTCGATGTCTGA
- a CDS encoding GNAT family N-acetyltransferase yields the protein MSVNIDSRVVAPGSDDFVDEAWQLKEEINRQEGVLKQRYDFFTDAYRRSKVHCYVQEDELVGFAAVRRDGYILFLAVSPGLRGQGIGKQLIARVAEDHETITCHARTSNENALQFYEHLGFEIKRRIDDYYEDGGDAYYLKLGSDVGIADKISELMRR from the coding sequence GTGAGCGTCAATATCGACAGTCGAGTCGTCGCGCCGGGGAGCGACGACTTCGTCGACGAAGCCTGGCAACTGAAGGAGGAGATCAACCGTCAGGAAGGCGTGCTCAAACAGCGATACGACTTCTTTACTGACGCGTACCGTCGGTCCAAGGTTCACTGTTACGTCCAGGAGGACGAACTGGTCGGCTTCGCGGCCGTTCGTCGCGACGGGTACATCCTCTTTCTGGCGGTTTCGCCGGGCCTGCGGGGGCAGGGGATCGGCAAGCAACTGATCGCGCGCGTCGCGGAGGACCACGAAACCATCACGTGTCACGCTCGAACGAGCAACGAGAACGCCCTCCAGTTCTACGAACACCTCGGATTCGAGATCAAACGACGCATCGACGACTACTACGAGGACGGCGGGGACGCCTACTACCTGAAACTCGGTTCCGACGTCGGCATCGCCGACAAGATCTCGGAACTGATGCGGCGCTGA
- the priS gene encoding DNA primase small subunit PriS, with product MEERTRAYLRGRFRDHYRRTEITPPPAANEREWGFIPWTEGPDTTMVRHRSLLELGDLTEFLVRKRPRHVYFSAGRFRDPGASSMSAKDWQSADLVFDLDADHLPSVTLGEDTYAEMLAKCKDALFRLLDFLEDDFGFEDLEIVFSGGRGYHVHVRDENVLHLDREHRREIVDYVRGIGLEYEHLIETETVAGLGRKTPTERRTLEIEGGWGKRTHAHLMAYVDGLLEMEENAALERLQEFDGIGKGKAEATLNAARNNREQLAAGNVTVHTAVSQLAKRFAERAVDDDNAPIDEPVTTDTNRLIRLPGSLHGGSGLQTVRLERDELDAFDPLVDAVPDTFRGHEITVDVTDPGEVELGGDSFTVTDGDQSLPEYVAVFLMARGRAEKEKE from the coding sequence ATGGAGGAGCGAACGAGGGCGTATCTGCGGGGGCGATTTCGCGACCACTACCGACGCACGGAGATCACGCCGCCACCCGCGGCCAACGAGCGCGAGTGGGGCTTCATCCCGTGGACGGAGGGCCCCGATACCACGATGGTTCGCCACCGTTCGCTGCTCGAGTTAGGCGACCTCACGGAGTTTCTCGTCCGCAAGCGCCCGCGACACGTCTACTTCTCAGCGGGCCGCTTTCGGGACCCCGGTGCGAGTTCGATGAGCGCCAAGGACTGGCAGTCCGCGGACCTCGTCTTCGACCTGGACGCCGACCACCTGCCGAGCGTCACCCTCGGCGAGGACACCTACGCGGAGATGCTCGCGAAGTGTAAGGACGCCCTGTTTCGGCTGCTCGACTTTCTCGAGGATGATTTCGGTTTCGAGGACCTCGAGATCGTCTTCTCCGGCGGCCGCGGCTACCACGTCCACGTGCGAGACGAGAACGTCCTGCACTTAGACCGGGAACACCGCCGGGAAATCGTCGACTACGTTCGCGGCATCGGCCTCGAGTACGAGCACCTGATCGAGACCGAGACCGTCGCGGGGCTGGGCCGGAAGACGCCGACCGAGCGCCGCACGCTGGAGATCGAGGGCGGCTGGGGTAAACGCACGCACGCCCACCTGATGGCGTACGTCGACGGGCTCCTCGAGATGGAAGAGAACGCGGCCCTCGAGCGCTTACAGGAGTTCGACGGAATCGGTAAAGGGAAGGCCGAAGCGACGCTCAACGCCGCGCGCAACAACCGCGAGCAGCTGGCGGCCGGCAACGTCACCGTCCACACGGCGGTCTCGCAGTTGGCCAAGCGGTTCGCCGAGCGCGCGGTCGACGACGACAACGCGCCGATCGACGAACCCGTCACGACCGACACCAACCGACTGATCCGCCTCCCGGGCAGTCTCCACGGCGGCAGCGGCCTGCAGACGGTGCGCCTCGAGCGCGACGAACTCGACGCGTTCGATCCGCTGGTCGACGCCGTCCCCGACACCTTCCGGGGCCACGAGATCACCGTCGACGTGACCGATCCCGGCGAGGTCGAACTCGGAGGAGATAGCTTTACGGTCACGGACGGTGACCAGTCATTACCCGAGTACGTCGCCGTGTTTCTGATGGCACGCGGCCGCGCGGAGAAGGAGAAAGAATGA
- the bcp gene encoding thioredoxin-dependent thiol peroxidase, producing the protein MLDVGDEAPEFELPNQHDETVRRSDFEGERLVVYFYPRANTEGCTTEACAFNDAKPDFDDRGVNVVGISDDPVADLESFADDYDLAFDLCSDEMGEVATLYDSYGEKQMFGNTFDGVFRNTYVVGPDGRIEAVYEDVTPEGHAEEILADLEESSTELAP; encoded by the coding sequence ATGCTCGACGTCGGCGACGAAGCACCCGAGTTCGAACTGCCCAACCAGCACGACGAGACTGTCCGACGCTCCGATTTCGAGGGCGAACGGCTCGTCGTCTACTTCTATCCGCGGGCGAACACCGAGGGCTGTACCACCGAAGCCTGCGCGTTCAACGACGCGAAACCCGACTTCGACGACCGCGGCGTCAACGTCGTCGGGATCAGCGACGACCCCGTCGCGGACCTCGAGTCGTTCGCCGACGACTACGACCTCGCGTTCGACCTCTGCTCCGACGAGATGGGCGAAGTCGCGACGCTGTACGACTCCTACGGCGAGAAGCAAATGTTCGGCAACACGTTCGACGGCGTCTTCCGCAACACCTACGTCGTCGGCCCCGACGGCCGCATCGAGGCGGTTTACGAGGACGTGACGCCAGAGGGCCACGCCGAGGAAATCCTCGCAGACCTCGAGGAATCGTCGACCGAACTCGCGCCCTGA